A genome region from Candidatus Neomarinimicrobiota bacterium includes the following:
- a CDS encoding YeeE/YedE family protein has product MELTLWEFIWSLILGIAFGIALQKAQLTKYSKIVNVFRFKDLSVLKFMLTTLITAMPLIFILKGMGALSLSNVNPTYFLGNFVGGAIFGVGMAAAGFCPGTVAGGIGQGSLDYLIPGGLGFLTGAYIFGQTYTSVFTKLSSIGNIGSITIPEWLDVNQWLFIFFFVQMTLVLFYFLEKKGIK; this is encoded by the coding sequence ATGGAACTGACACTGTGGGAATTTATCTGGAGTCTGATTCTTGGGATCGCCTTCGGGATCGCGCTGCAGAAGGCGCAACTCACCAAGTACAGTAAGATCGTTAACGTGTTCCGCTTCAAAGATCTGTCGGTGCTCAAGTTTATGCTGACCACGCTGATCACCGCCATGCCGCTGATATTTATTCTGAAGGGTATGGGAGCGCTGAGTCTGTCCAACGTGAATCCGACCTACTTTCTCGGGAATTTTGTCGGCGGAGCAATATTTGGCGTCGGGATGGCGGCAGCGGGATTTTGTCCCGGCACAGTTGCAGGAGGCATAGGACAGGGCAGCCTGGATTATCTCATTCCCGGCGGACTGGGATTTCTGACCGGCGCATACATCTTTGGACAGACCTACACGTCGGTATTTACCAAACTCTCCAGCATCGGGAACATCGGCTCCATCACCATCCCGGAATGGCTGGACGTCAACCAGTGGCTGTTCATCTTTTTCTTTGTGCAGATGACGCTGGTGCTGTTTTACTTCCTGGAGAAGAAGGGTATTAAGTAA
- a CDS encoding molybdopterin-dependent oxidoreductase → MSRRKFLGLSAAGAAGASLTGLGFDKLQAYAAKHGDVAKTTIPDGEVHTLCEMCVWRCGVIAKVRDGKITKLEGNPDHPHSRGKLCPRGQAGLGMTYDPDRVKTPLIRVGKRGEGKFRKVTWEEALDYTAARMNELKEKYGAESMIFSTTHNLIQQQFENLLRAYGSPNYGTQRGLCFNAMITANSLTWGLDEPGRDYSDTDYVIYTGRNLMEAISNSETQDLVEALAKGAKVVVLDPRFTKTAARATEWVPIKPGNDLAFYLAMLHEIIKNDWYDHEFVEEYTHGFDQLAKEVRQYTPEWAEQRCDVPAENIRRIAREFSVAAPRAFAHPNWRTSNFENSFQTERAIAILNAICGCWSQPGSLQPAAGEGEGVELGGIPQPPYPRVRALRLDGVPWQHPVVPLKLGIFQKNRDAILTGKPYQAHGWFIYRQNPLSSISDRRKTLEAFSKLDFIVTIDIIMNDTAYYSDVILPEATYLERYDPLMVMEDSVFIRQPVIEPLFDSKPGLWIFQEIGKRLGLEEYFQYEGEEDYITQQIKPLDVTLDELKSKGHFTVEKEHAAEHSDELHFGTKTGKVELSSTVLEQLGMKGVPHWQEPMTPSENQFYLLTGKVATHTQFATQNNEYLHDLFPENPLWINTREAEKRGIENGDDIYVESEIGKVKTKAYVTEGIRPDSVFMVAGFGHVSKGLRTAFNEGVSDSDLHKSYTDPVSGSQALSQTFVKVYKA, encoded by the coding sequence ATGTCACGGAGGAAGTTCCTCGGGCTGAGTGCCGCTGGTGCGGCTGGCGCGTCGCTGACGGGACTCGGCTTTGACAAGCTCCAGGCGTACGCCGCCAAACATGGGGACGTAGCAAAGACCACCATCCCCGATGGCGAAGTCCACACGCTATGCGAAATGTGCGTCTGGCGTTGTGGAGTGATTGCCAAGGTGCGGGACGGCAAAATCACCAAACTGGAGGGCAATCCAGACCACCCGCACTCGCGCGGGAAACTTTGTCCGCGGGGACAGGCCGGACTCGGCATGACCTACGATCCGGATCGGGTGAAGACACCGCTGATCCGCGTCGGCAAACGCGGCGAGGGGAAATTCCGCAAGGTGACCTGGGAAGAGGCGCTGGATTACACCGCCGCCCGGATGAACGAACTCAAGGAGAAGTACGGCGCGGAGTCGATGATCTTCTCCACCACGCACAACCTGATCCAGCAGCAGTTCGAGAATCTGTTGCGGGCGTACGGGAGTCCCAATTACGGCACCCAGCGCGGACTCTGCTTTAACGCGATGATCACCGCCAACAGCCTCACCTGGGGACTGGATGAACCAGGACGGGACTACAGTGACACCGATTACGTCATCTATACCGGACGGAATCTTATGGAAGCGATCTCCAACTCTGAGACACAGGATCTGGTGGAGGCATTAGCGAAGGGCGCGAAGGTTGTTGTCCTTGATCCGCGGTTTACCAAGACGGCAGCGCGGGCGACGGAGTGGGTGCCGATCAAGCCGGGCAACGATCTGGCGTTTTATCTCGCTATGTTGCACGAGATTATCAAGAACGACTGGTACGATCACGAATTCGTGGAAGAGTACACCCACGGATTTGACCAACTGGCAAAGGAAGTCCGGCAGTACACGCCCGAGTGGGCAGAACAGCGGTGCGATGTACCCGCTGAGAACATCCGTAGGATCGCCCGGGAATTCTCCGTGGCGGCGCCGAGAGCATTTGCCCATCCCAACTGGCGCACGTCCAACTTCGAGAACTCGTTCCAGACAGAGCGCGCTATTGCCATACTGAATGCTATTTGCGGATGCTGGTCGCAACCCGGTTCGCTGCAACCGGCAGCAGGCGAGGGCGAAGGTGTGGAACTGGGAGGCATCCCGCAGCCGCCGTATCCCAGAGTGAGAGCATTGCGACTGGACGGCGTTCCGTGGCAGCATCCGGTAGTGCCGCTGAAACTCGGCATTTTCCAGAAAAACCGCGATGCCATCCTCACCGGGAAACCGTATCAGGCGCACGGTTGGTTCATCTACAGACAGAATCCGCTGAGTTCCATCTCCGATCGGCGCAAGACGCTGGAGGCGTTCTCCAAACTCGACTTCATCGTGACCATCGACATCATCATGAACGACACCGCGTATTACTCGGACGTCATCCTGCCGGAAGCCACCTACCTGGAGCGCTACGATCCGCTCATGGTCATGGAGGACTCGGTCTTCATCCGGCAGCCGGTCATCGAGCCTCTTTTCGACTCCAAGCCGGGACTCTGGATTTTCCAGGAGATCGGCAAGCGACTGGGACTCGAAGAGTACTTCCAGTACGAGGGCGAGGAGGACTACATCACACAGCAGATCAAGCCACTGGATGTCACTCTGGATGAACTCAAGAGCAAGGGACATTTCACCGTAGAGAAGGAGCACGCTGCGGAGCATTCTGATGAACTCCACTTCGGCACCAAGACCGGAAAGGTGGAACTTTCGTCTACAGTGCTGGAGCAGTTGGGAATGAAAGGCGTCCCGCACTGGCAGGAGCCGATGACGCCATCGGAGAACCAATTCTATCTGCTTACCGGAAAGGTCGCAACTCATACCCAGTTTGCCACGCAGAACAACGAATATTTGCACGATCTTTTCCCGGAGAATCCGCTCTGGATCAACACCAGGGAGGCGGAAAAGCGCGGAATTGAAAATGGCGACGACATCTATGTGGAGAGCGAAATCGGGAAGGTGAAGACCAAGGCGTATGTCACCGAGGGAATCCGCCCGGACAGCGTCTTCATGGTGGCAGGATTCGGGCACGTTTCCAAAGGACTACGCACAGCGTTTAACGAAGGCGTAAGCGACTCGGATCTGCATAAGTCATATACCGATCCGGTTTCCGGAAGCCAGGCGCTGTCTCAGACATTCGTCAAAGTGTACAAAGCATAA